The DNA segment CGTCGTCGACTCCGCCCTCGGAGGTGATGTCGACCTCGCCTCGAAGGACGATCGTCGCTCGGTCGCCGGCGACCTCGAGCGAGGTCTCGTCCGAGGTCGCATCGCCCTGTTCACCGTCGTGGCGCTTCGCCATGAGCCCGAAGTGTCACAGCATCGGGCGGCGGTGACGCGGATGCCTCGACGCTGAGGCCTAGGAGGGCCAGTACTCGTCGCGGAGGAGGCGCTTGTAGAGCTTCCCCGTGGGGTGGCGGGGCAGCTCGTCGCGGAAGTCGACCGATCGCGGGCACTTGTAGTCGGCGAGCTGCTCCTTGCAGAAGGCGATCAGCTCGCGCTCGAGGTCGGGTCCGGCCTCGGCCATGTCCATCGGCTGCACGATGGCCTTGACCTCCTCGCCGAAGTCCTCGTTGGGCACGCCGAGGACGGCCACGTCGAGGACCTTGGGGTGCATGGTCAGGACGTTCTCGGCCTCCTGTGGGTAGATGTTCACTCCCCCCGAGATGATCATGTAGGCCTTGCGGTCGGTGAGGTACAGGTAGCCGTCGTCGTCGACGTAGCCCACGTCGCCGAGGGTCGACCACCCGTGCTCGTTGCGCGAAGCCGCCGTCTTCTCCGGGTCGTTGTGGTACTCGAACTCCGAACCGCCGCCGAAGAAAATCGAGCCGGCCTCGCCGGCCGGGAGCTCCTTGCCGTCCTCGTCGAGGATGTGGAGCTCGCCGATCAGGGGCTTGCCGACCGAGCCCCGGTGCTCGAGCCACTCCTCGGAGGATATGGCGCAGAACCCGTTGCCCTCGGTGCCGGCGTAGTACTCGAAGACCTTGGGACCCCACCACTCGATCATCTGCTCCTTCACCGGGATGGGGCAGGGAGCGGCGGCGTGGATGGCCACCTGGAGGCTGGAGAGGTCGTAGCGGTCACGGACCTCCTCGGGCAGCTTCAGCATGCGGACGAACATCGTGGGCACGACCTGGGTGTGCGTCACCCGGTGCTCCTCGACGAGGCGCAGGAAGTCCTCCGGGTCGAAGCGCTCCATCACGAGCACGGTGCCGCCGATGCGGTGGATCGCCATGGTGAAGCGCAGCGGTGCGGCGTGGTAGAGCGGGGCGGGGGAGAGGTAGATCGAGTCGGCGTCGAACTGGTAGAGCATCTGGCCGAGGACGAGCACGGGCGACGGGGCGTCGACCGGCCCATCCGGGAGCGGCACCTTGACACCCTTGGGCTGACCGGTGGTCCCCGAGCTGTAGAGCATGTCGACGCCCTGGGACTCGTCGTCGATCGGCGTGGTGGGGTGCTCGGCCACAGCGGCCTCGTAGGCGTCGTGGCCCTCGGCGTCGCCCTCGAGCATGAGGCGCACCTTGACGTTCGGGGTCGACCCGAGCAGCGACGCGGCGACGTCGCGCTTTGCCGAGGAGGTGATGAACACCTGGGCGCCGCAGTCGTTGACGATGTAGCTGGCCTCGGGCGCCGTCAGGCGCGAGCTGATGGCGGTGTAGTAGAGGCCGGCGCGCTGGGCCGCCCAGCAGATCTCGAAGAACCGGGGGTGGTTCTCGAGCATCAGGGCGATGCTGTCGCCCCGACGGAGCCCGGCCGCCCTGAACAGGTGGGCCAGTCGGTTGGACCGCTCGTCGAGCTGGCGGTACGTGACCGTCTCACCGGAGCCGGCCATGACGTAGGCCGCCTTGTCGGGTGTCTGCTGGGCGTGCATACCGGGATACATGGGCCTGGACCGTATCGCACCCCTCCTGTCCTTCCCCCGGGGCACCGCTC comes from the Acidimicrobiales bacterium genome and includes:
- a CDS encoding AMP-binding protein, whose translation is MYPGMHAQQTPDKAAYVMAGSGETVTYRQLDERSNRLAHLFRAAGLRRGDSIALMLENHPRFFEICWAAQRAGLYYTAISSRLTAPEASYIVNDCGAQVFITSSAKRDVAASLLGSTPNVKVRLMLEGDAEGHDAYEAAVAEHPTTPIDDESQGVDMLYSSGTTGQPKGVKVPLPDGPVDAPSPVLVLGQMLYQFDADSIYLSPAPLYHAAPLRFTMAIHRIGGTVLVMERFDPEDFLRLVEEHRVTHTQVVPTMFVRMLKLPEEVRDRYDLSSLQVAIHAAAPCPIPVKEQMIEWWGPKVFEYYAGTEGNGFCAISSEEWLEHRGSVGKPLIGELHILDEDGKELPAGEAGSIFFGGGSEFEYHNDPEKTAASRNEHGWSTLGDVGYVDDDGYLYLTDRKAYMIISGGVNIYPQEAENVLTMHPKVLDVAVLGVPNEDFGEEVKAIVQPMDMAEAGPDLERELIAFCKEQLADYKCPRSVDFRDELPRHPTGKLYKRLLRDEYWPS